aacttgctcgtgcgatcaaatcgccaaaataacaccaagaactacgaatcggataccaaatcaaaggagattttcaagaaaactttaaaacttatatttttataaccggacatccgaatcacgtcaaatcaactccgattctcaccaaattcggtagaaaagtcataaatattatagtggacctataccgagtttcggaactaaaatacggacccgaggccAATAAAtctaacatcagtaatttcttagaaatcattaagctttcaagcttttaaattttcatcaaaattccatatctcgagctagggacctcaaaattcaatttcgggcatacgtccaaatcccaaatcacgatacgaacctatcggaattgtcaaaatactgatccgggtccgtttgcttaaaatattgattaaaatcaacttagttgagtttttaaagctctattttatattttaatacattttttacataaaaacttttcggaaaattgtacgaactttgcacgtaagtcgagaaataataaatggtgcttttcaaggtcttagaacatagaattacttattaaatttaaagaagaTATTTTGGATCTTCACAataacatctggcctggcctccccctctaggacaacCCTTACCCGCCCAAAGTCCTAAAATTGTTccggattcaatctgaatcatATCCCGAGCCCCCggaaccccgtctgaatataccaaaaagtttcaaaacacataatagacctactcgaggccaataatcacatcaaataatattgattcaatgaatcacaacccaattcaagcctattgaaactatgaacattcGACTTCCAAACCTAACGCCaaatcataccaaaacaacttcaattgacttcaaattttgcacacaaatcataaatgacaagacggacctattccaactttcagaatcggaatccgactccgGATTCAATAAAGTCaatttccggtcaaacttctcaaccttccaaatcttcaactttctaactttctccaattcaagccgaaacaacctacggaccttcaaatcaatatccggagacactcctaagtctaaaatcaccatacagagctattggaaccaacaaaactccattccagagtcgtctactcaaaagtcaaactacggtcaactcttacaaccgAAACCTCCAACTTAAGGATTATATATCCCATTTCACTCCGGAACTCACCCGAACCAAAACCAATcacccccgacaagtcacataatcacaataCAATATAGAGGAGACAATAATTAGGAGATCTGGgctaaaatattcaaaacgaccggtcggatcgatACGAAGAAGGAAGTTATAGCGGTGGTTGTCAGAAGAAGGAAACAAATGGTTAAAAAATTTGTCAGTGAAAAATTAATACTTTGACAAGAATTTCATTTGTTCCGGCCATACATGCTTAAAGTCGAGCATGAAACACAGGATGTGTCATATCACACGTGTGTGTTTAATAGGCACAATATTGACAAGATCATGTATTCAATAGGTATCTCATAAGGATGAGGCGCCTACATGAAATATCCTATCAAATTGGAGGGTCTATTGGTGTATTTAAGCATTGGCCAAAATTTTATTATGAAGGAGACAGATAGTTTGTTGTCAAAGTATAAGTCAGATATACTAATTCTAATATAATATCGTGTTTAGTGTTTAACCATACTAAGTTTTTGATCACTCTTAATCTGGAATTGCTCACACAACATGTAAACATAGTTTTCTCTATTGAGGGCTAAAAAGAATATTGGTAAAAGTTCTCATATTTAATTATGTTCTCCGTgtggaaaaaaaaattatattcttaATCTAATTTATAGTATGTTAGGACAAGCTTTTAAAATAAGTTTATTTTcagaaaaaaaaatttcttttcaaaagtacttttcaacaAAGTACTTTTGGGAAGAAACTTTTCAACgacaattagtgtttgaccacgtttttaaaaagtgtttctaagtatatttttctcaaaagtacttgtTCATTTTCTTCCTCTCGAGCCGAGGGTCATTCGAAAACAGCCTCTTGgccttccagggtaggggtaaggtatgcgtacacattaccctcctcaTAACCCACTTGTGAGATaccactgggttgttgttgttattgttgcttttggaaagaagctacttttttctacttctcaaaaactaattctgcttctactcaaaaacaCCTTCTTTTCTTCCAAAAACTTAggaactttacataactgtcacagtttaaaagaaatataacaaattcttagcatgaaacccaatattacagttgtggcagaaaaatatatttgtagcacacagttccattaaaataggaatattaattactaatccgtaaacataagcaatttgaatggaaagtcaataattctttgtacaaaaatcatgccttttttttctctttatctattagcttttcttcattttcttcatcttcttaattttattttttgccgaagccaatatattttctaaatttgttccattcgttttcttttaattatctttcttaagtttttctcttccttctttcttcctttcttaacataaagattttatttcgataataatatatgttaatatatacaaaacatatatataaaaaaatatacattgaattaacacatataaaatatacaaaaaatatacataaaaaatacatcttcaattaagataacacttagacatgtgaaatatacataaaaatatatatcttaaatttaattaagatgacatataaatatacaaaaaaaaaaaatacataaaaatacatcctgaattaaaattGCACTATATTTATAAACtatatttaaaatatacattaaaaatacatcttaaaataagatggcacttcacaaataaatatacaaaaagtatatacataaaaatatattttgaattaaagtaatacttgatatacaaagtataaaagacgtataaatcaatacatcttgaattaggcggcattcacatatgcatcaaatttttaaaaatggaGTGAAAAAGATGAATGTTGGAAAGGGAGAATGAAGATGGACAAAAAAAGTACTTCATGTGATTAGTGAGACAGTTAACTTATTAAATATtgagcttaatttttataatatgctaataataaaaaaaaaagtgttctttatggaataaacaataaatgatattattttttaaaataatagttaaaaatgATCAAGCGtgtaaaaaaatccaaaaacttggccaaacacctcaagtttgaaaaaaatacttttttaaaaaaaatatttttgattttggaGAAGTTTGATCAAAAATGCTATTAATTTGTACATCttactttttttattattttgtttaaaACAATTACCACCTCTTTATATCTATTAGATTTTTTAAttcttaaattactattttgccCATAATAATAATCGTTTACAGAAATTATATGATATGTTTAATATCAAaagattcaaaaaatatttttaatatgcTATTCACATCTTTAACTTATGATCACATTATTCAAATCTTCTTAATATTATTCAATATCcatattttgagatattgatTATACAGAATATGGTGCATTATTCATCAAATTACCAACTACCACATGCTACATTTATAGTCTCCTTTTCAGATGCTAGATGAGAATGTAAATGTGGAAATACAATGTTACTTTTTAAAATAGTGCTTCAGGACCCACTGAAATTTAAAAGCTTCGAGGAAACTGCTCAACTATATTTCCTTAAAAGCGTCATACTGTATCATGTATTTCCTTAAAGGAGCAACATATTATATGAACTTGTGCTTCAACTGTATTTTTCACACGGTACATATCTCTTCGTTTTTCTCTCTTGCTCTTTAGGTTTGCTTCTATGGCGCAGCAAAAGGAATTCCTCAATGCTCAATCGAAGAAACCATCAGCTTCATCGCCCCCACTTCCTTGGAGAACTCGTATTGCACTATCCGTCATCTCTGCCGTTACCGATTATTCTCGCCGTCAAAACGGCACTGTCAACCGCCGCCTCCTCGATTTCTTCGCCCTCAAAACTCCGGCCAATCCCAATCCAGTTAACGGCGTTAAGTCCTCCGACATCACCGTCGATCCTTCCCGCCATCTCTGGTTCCGTCTCATCGTTCCCACCACTGATGAATCCCGGAAAATGAGTACACTTCCGATCATCGTCTTCTTCCACGGCGGAGGGTTTGTGTACCTCAGTGCGGATGGGATGGCGTACGACGCCGTTTGCCGCCGTTTTGCCAGGAAAACCCCGGCCGTCGTTGTCTCCGTTAACTATCGGCTGGCGCCGGAACACCGGTATCCTGCGCAGTACGACGATGGATTTGATGTGCTGAAGTTCCTTGATGACGAGAGGAACCGGGGGATCTTACCGGAAAACGTGAATCTATCATGCTGCTTCCTCGCCGGAGATAGTGCCGGAGGGAACCTCGCTCATCACATGGCTAAAAGAGCGTCGGAATCAACGTCCAACTTCAAAACACTCAAGGTATGGTCCCTCTCTCTCCATTTTCCTCCTCATTTTCCAAAACCCATACATATGCCACGTCTGCATTTCCGCATATATTTTATTCCTACAAAATATATGGATTACCATTTATTTTCTATAAtactaatattaaattatcacTGCCTCACGGGCCACAATTATTATTGTGTCAGTTATCTCAAATTGGTTGCTCAAAAATCTCTTCTACTTTTATCCCTTTGTCTTTTGCATTGAAAGCTTAAACGTACAAGTGGCTCTAagaatattttatacataggttAAAAAATACTATGAAGCAAGGAATaactaatatatatattattattttttctaatacatCCTACCCGGAAAGATGTTCCTCTGTCCTATTTTCTCATAAGTCTTTCAATATTGGCTAAGTCAAGATGGAAAGTGATATGTGTAGCCAAAAGAAATACTAATAAATCTAAATCGATTAGCCAATTCCTGAGAAAATACCAATTAGATACTTGTACGACTCTCTTCCCCTTTATTCCTTTCGACTTGTTAATCAACAGTCTTGATTTAGATTGCGGTCCGCCAGTAGAGTGGAGAATCCCGCACTACGAAGTGTCCGCCTTTTCAACTTTGAATAAAATGAGAGGAATTTATTAATGAACCAGGAATTCCATTAATTGTTTTACATTATAATAGTATtaatttcatttttcattttcttcaCTGATGATTAAACCTTACCTACCGGCTACCGCACACTTCACTTTTTTCCGTCACAGTTGGTTGCGTGTTTGATTCTAATTGAGGATTTTCGCCACGCGTACAATAACTAAATTGAATTTACTTCCATTAAGTAAAGAATATtgataatttggtaaataccgaattaccgtatcaaaatcgaaaattttggtattcggtattcgatattttggtattcggtatggtatttgatttaagttttaaaaataaattgatattaggtatgatatttggtattttagtaccaaaatatatattatattacacaatacacattttattaattattacataaatataagaaatctaaaattttacttttctttattctctaagttcatcaattaactttAAGCAAGTAACAATATAATTCTCTAAGTTTTCTCTCTCTAAGTTGGTATTTAttggttttggacaaaatttttgtcaacaaacatttttagttttgtatttttgagtactttaattaagattATTACCGTCTAttactctatgcactagttagtattcaaaccgaataaaccgaagttaccgaaccgaataaaccgaaaccgaaagtaGAAAAACCGaatcataccgaatttaattaggtactgtattggtatagcattttacgaaaccgaataccgaaaataccgaaccaaaatatctaaataccctaccgaccgacgaacacccctactCTATCCTTTCATTtcccttttattttcttttcagaATTTAACATTCTTAAGACTTGGGAATTATGAAATAACTAGTGAAGTTACCCGCGCTTCGTGCCGGCATAAAAGATATCATCCGTGATTTTACAACATAATGTTTATGAAAATTTATTTATACTATTCCGTAAGGAAAGCTCTGCTCGTTCATTATTTCACTTTCCTGGGTTGAATGAGAGTTTTGTATTAATTATGAGGGAAGCCTCAGCAAAAGAGATACGATTAAGCTGTAAAGGAGCAAAAAAGGCCCTCCAAAAGCTTCCTGAGATGTTTCTTTATCTGAAACTAATGATCATGTAACCTATAGCCACGTGTATTTGATGAGAAGATAATTGAAACTTACCTTGATGAGAGCAACCCATTTTGTTGCTAGttcaaatataaaaaaaacttttttAGTACATAAAATGAATTATAGcaaaatattaaagaaaaaaatGTGAAAAGAAAATTTAAGAGTTAAATAAGGACACAAACGATTGGAATATTTCTTCACTTCATAATTCTAAACTGAAAATATGAAATGAAACAACAATGACATGTAATAGTCATAGAAACCTGTAGTCGAAACTTGCAAAGCGGCTCCACCTTGATGATAATCCTCCACAGCATTGGTTGTCCCAATGTTGTTACATGAAAGCCAGGAATTTAGCGATGCAAGATTATTAAGGATTGTATTTGAGTCGAAGGGTTAGTGTAATGTCGGTTACAAAAAGACATTTAATGTGATCCTTTCAATTTTCATATAATTAAGTGGTGAGTTTTTTCAGTTATCAGATTAATTGTACGAATTTATTACTTTCAAATAGATGGAAAAAATAGAGAATTTATAGGAAAAGTAAGAGAAATGAtcaaaaaaggagaaaatagataaAGAGGATCTTTGGCCAAAGAGAGGTGCAACCTCTCTCTCTTATTATccctactatatatatatatatatatatatatatatatatatatatatatatatatggtattcCATAAAAAATGTATGGCCTATTtgcccaaaatctaaccatgttTTAAACTAATCTAtagtatattatattaaaagaagGGTAGAAGCATGAGGTTAGACCAAGTGACGTATTGAGAAAATGTCACTTGACATATTTAAGACAAAATCTAAAAGaaaaatctaatatatatatatatatatatatatatatatatatatatatatacacatatatatatatatcatatataGATTCAATCATCAATTCTCCTTCTGTTTTAGCTAAAAATATGGAAGTGGAAAATAATTATAAGccataataataattaataaaaaaatggaAATATGTAGATTGAGATAACCAATGACGATTGTACTTTTGGACaagttaaaataaaaataaagtgaacaaatttacttaagatattaaggatttgatgaatttgaaaattgaaaaattttCAAGTAgcaattttttatatatattttgtttttataaagtaggagaaaaataaaatattaattaaaatatatattcAATAACAAGAATAATGAGGTTATATTAATTTTGACAATTCAGATAAACGAATATTTTATACGtgaataaatatttcttaaaatgATAGTGTAAACATTATCGCGACAATAAGATTTTTTGACGATTTATATTTGAATTGAGTGTTGTAAGGTTAAGTATGAAAGTGTAAGATGATTTTTGAAAATGTGATCTAATTTAACAAATAGAAGAATAAGatatatttgaatttgagatgagatttttttttaaatatgataagaaaaattatattttggaATACGAGCTATAGACTCAAAGTTACGATTGAATTTGTTAGTTGTATTATATTAAaataaatgtgataaaaatgaatATTAAATTCAAACAAGCTAATAAAAAGCTACATGACAATATAATAGTATTAAAAATTGAATAATATAATAGCAAAATAtggaacaaatagagaaaaaataaaattttatcgtaaagaaataagaaagatAAAACTTGTTTAAATTTGATATGAAAAAGTTTTTAAAGCATGATAAGAAAGGTCATAATGTGGATAAGGCCACATAACTGAAGTTTAATAgataaaataaagaattaaaatattaaataataaaaataaattagagatgatgtgaggatatttatactaAGAATTAATTTAGAAACTAAAATGTaaatatataatacataaaaatattatttataaatttaaacaatttaataatttcgagtattaatttaaaataaagtaaatatttatttgaagattAAAAAATCACACTTCTATCTATATTATGTTAAAGGATAATAATggataataatattaaataaagagGCAAGTTAATGAAAACCAAGtgaaaacatgaaatactatATATTAGGTAATgtaatagcaataatttgaaattcaaaaatatttaatattaaaaatagaaGGG
This sequence is a window from Nicotiana tomentosiformis chromosome 5, ASM39032v3, whole genome shotgun sequence. Protein-coding genes within it:
- the LOC104088699 gene encoding probable carboxylesterase 18, encoding MAQQKEFLNAQSKKPSASSPPLPWRTRIALSVISAVTDYSRRQNGTVNRRLLDFFALKTPANPNPVNGVKSSDITVDPSRHLWFRLIVPTTDESRKMSTLPIIVFFHGGGFVYLSADGMAYDAVCRRFARKTPAVVVSVNYRLAPEHRYPAQYDDGFDVLKFLDDERNRGILPENVNLSCCFLAGDSAGGNLAHHMAKRASESTSNFKTLKVIGLVAIQPFFGGEERTEAEARLAKIDPLISVTRTDWTWKAFLPPGEGMDRDHEAINVSGPRAADISKLDFPATLVVVGGFDSLQDWQRRYYEWLKKSGKEVYMLEYPTMVHAFYIFPELPESTQLISEIKDFIHKQCSKVVKN